In Drosophila bipectinata strain 14024-0381.07 chromosome 2R, DbipHiC1v2, whole genome shotgun sequence, one genomic interval encodes:
- the Zasp52 gene encoding PDZ and LIM domain protein Zasp isoform X6 has translation MFLLCLMFFWPSVRRLGVVRVLISLISRSALEEMAQPQLLQIKLSRFDAQPWGFRLQGGVDFAQPLLVQKVNAGSLSEQAGLQPGDAVIKINDVDVFNFRHKDAQDIVVRSGNNFVITVQRGGSTWRPQVTPTGNVPQPNSPYLQTVTKTSLAHKQQDSQHIGCGYNNAARPFANGGDGGVKSIVNKQYNTPVGIYSDESIAETLSAQAEVLAGGVLGVNFKKNEKEYQADRSEVLKFLREEETGQSTPEPHSPANFYWTQSHAIGGNERRTPLHHQHQQDERIGVPLQSNTLAPEAPHRPSLPVAQKKEAPESEQPQQEDPRIIVLPICPALQGPEYKAEMEAAAAALATDQDRRPRPLSASGHPACQLCGVGIVGVFVRIKDKNLHVECFKCATCGTSLKNQGYYNFNNKLYCDIHAKQAALNNPPAGTEGYVPVPIKPNTKLSANTISSALSSHGYSGASNGYSNGSSAPAPAPVNQGFARPYGAAAPKSPVSYPPQQQQQSPRPAPGGNNPYATLPRSNVGQQEGESEELQPEFEEEDCYEVDIEAEMARSRQSQRGSSFTWPPPQDDSHLAPTAAPLYIPPPETQHVVVANPVQQVPPLPPGGATTRLDPQPPTCDGGNGAPPQWQSYSAPQLTTSNPRQMQAEQQESSSESYTSTSTTTTTTSEEYQRMYAAQIQAYQMQDMQSGSEFDYQVDYGSTQDSIQEYASGRRSAQECVDTLAAPLSTYKLIDMVREVTPSPVTTPVTTPAPISARRVVFNDEPEIKELPQIPIELETIPEAAEDREGLVIEQRCQILESERKFQPTPEIKIEIAPVRQIPPSKIPNPMPKEWINPMIRVLTTAPEVPFHLVECPFPRPCGDSFEAEAAAQAEAQAQDHAEPPLPPPVPAEAPAPVEPSPAPPLRESPPRGSRLTKAMITAPEFELKFAPSSDQGIPLPEETVPYMPPPIDMKPYLREDYRPKSPFVSALTTAPDRRFEGHFDRDVPIHLIDLPTPKEHLSMGDALVTAPDRGYTPLNPENATHRLDEEQKQQELKKREFQVLDHEEELGIRPEPPQSVEFYTTDRSQSRKSSAFAAMQAFQPSREPLSSASASGSVTNTPRDSIISALKEEPDLEYQKFCKAQQRNQKRLDYFHKKEEEFQQTFGLSQQELQQTQLLQLQRCVKADELQQQIQQITQKSQQQQQQQQQQQHSQVTQRSQQQQHQQLSQVNQKTLAETQSLQTRSSQSSSYSSSKATSSSNSSSTVPPQAYSAVIVPAPASAPAPAPALAPAPVPSIALPAPFSVNTSSNAYSSTTSKFDAHELIEETVEELEHSEVLFPPPSPLSHLTKQGKAVQSGLHKADNIPKYQRNWTVLPTQSPIRTPEPHELRENVPLAFVDAPKVPVTSDTSTVHRPIARAQVAVPPPSLTVPTTVVSLEKPQLSVPIIIEGDRAGPVTMAFQPLDEFVRPDQAQTPTRPYTPSMTQKPAPIVPFYQTEEKLCFDECPATHARNYDMGAASPFPDRARSPAPGPPPNPLSAIRAPRMKEPESNLLTVSGGAARLQTGSITTGQSYQGQLLAHSEQSTQSARQSFTQQPERVTEQRVGNLNIQQREQSSQLQQQSQSQSQSQTRSQVGNTQIERRRKVTEEFERTQSAKTIEIRTGSQSQSVSQSQAQSVQSQSESTERRSSYGKTGYVATQARRLSGLEQEITSLTSQSQAISARASTLGESCFPQLRSPTFDSKFPLKPAPAQSIVPGYGAPPASQAASKLVAPPPGFLQQQQFQQQQIQQQQQQRSAYSSVQQSSKTSTSSLSSSSAASASQSLTQASSAITTTTNNQATSAFRRTSNGSSIIKPNLASRPSIASITAPAPAPAPARAPNAVKAPIAPKSVIANVVQSAAAPPPAASAPAVFPPDLSDLNLNSNADGSAGPGGKSAGAFGATSAPKRGRGILNKAAAPGVRIPLCNSCNVQIRGPFITALGRIWCPDHFICVNGNCRRPLQDIGFVEEKGDLYCEYCFEKFLAPTCSNCAGKIKGDCLNAIGKHFHPECFTCGQCGKIFGNRPFFLEDGQAYCEADWNELFTTKCFACGFPVEAGDRWVEALNHNYHSQCFNCTFCKQNLEGQSFYNKGGRPFCKNHAR, from the exons GTGAACGCGGGCAGCTTGTCCGAACAGGCCGGACTACAGCCCGGCGATGCGGTGATCAAGATCAACGACGTGGATGTCTTCAATTTCCGGCACAAGGACGCCCAGGACATTGTGGTGCGCTCCGGCAATAACTTTGTCATCACAGTGCAGCG CGGTGGCTCCACCTGGCGGCCACAAGTGACGCCCACTGGTAACGTGCCGCAGCCCAACTCGCCGTATCTGCAAACGGTGACGAAGACTTCTCTGGCTCACAAGCAGCAGGACAGCCAGCACATCGGCTGTGGTTACAACAACGCGGCTCGTCCCTTC GCCAACGGCGGCGACGGCGGCGTGAAGAGCATTGTCAATAAACAATACAACACCCCGGTTGGCATTTACAGCGATGAATCTATTGCGGAAACACTCTCGGCCCAGGCGGAGGTTTTGGCCGGCGGTGTGCTCGG CGTCAACTTCAAGAAGAACGAGAAGGAATACCAGGCCGACCGGTCTGAGGTCCTGAAGTTCCTGCGCGAAGAGGAGACTGGCCAGTCCACTCCAG AGCCCCACAGCCCGGCCAACTTCTACTGGACCCAGAGCCACGCCATAGGCGGCAATGAGCGACGAACTCCGCTGCACCATCAGCACCAGCAGGACGAGAGGATAGGGGTGCCCCTGCAGTCGAACACCCTGGCCCCCGAGGCCCCCCACCGGCCCAGCTTGCCGGTGGCCCAAAAGAAGGAGGCGCCGGAGTCGGAGCAGCCCCAGCAGGAGGATCCCCGCATCATCGTGCTACCGATCTGCCCCGCTCTTCAGGGGCCCGAGTACAAGGCGGAGAtggaggcggcggcggcggctctGGCTACCGACCAGGACAGGCGACCACGTCCTCTGTCCGCCAGCGGACATCCGGCGTGCCAATTGTGCGGCGTGGGCATTGT TGGCGTCTTTGTGCGCATCAAGGATAAGAACCTGCACGTGGAGTGCTTCAAGTGTGCCACCTGCGGCACCTCGCTGAAGAACCAGGGCTACTACAACTTCAACAACAAGCTGTACTGCGACATCCACGCCAAGCAGGCCGCCCTGAACAACCCGCCCGCCGGAACCGAGGGCTACGTGCCCGTCCCCATCAAGCC CAACACCAAGCTGAGTGCCAACACCATCTCGTCGGCTTTGAGCTCGCACGGATATAGTGGTGCCTCGAATGGCTACTCCAACGGCAGCTCGGCACCAGCTCCGGCTCCG GTCAACCAGGGCTTCGCTCGTCCCTATGGAGCCGCCGCCCCCAAGTCGCCGGTCTCGTACCCgccgcaacagcagcagcagtcgccCCGTCCCGCCCCCGGCGGCAACAACCCGTACGCCACTTTGCCCCGCAGCAATGTCGGCCAACAAG AGGGGGAATCTGAGGAGCTGCAGCCCGAGTTCGAGGAGGAAGACTGCTATGAGGTAGATATCGAGGCGGAAATGGCCCGCAGTCGGCAGTCACAGCGCGGCTCCAGCTTCACTTGGCCTCCGCCTCAGGACGATAGCCACCTGGCTCCCACCGCCGCCCCTCTATATATTCCCCCACCGGAAACGCAGCATGTGGTTGTCGCGAATCCCGTACAGCAAGTACCGCCCTTGCCACCTGGAGGCGCCACTACGCGCCTCGATCCGCAACCTCCGACATGCGACGGCGGCAACGGAGCTCCTCCCCAGTGGCAGAGCTACTCGGCGCCCCAACTAACCACCTCCAATCCCCGCCAGATGCAGGCGGAACAGCAGGAATCCAGCTCGGAGAGCTACACCTCGACTTCGACCACTACTACCACGACATCAGAAGAGTACCAGCGGATGTATGCGGCCCAAATCCAAGCCTACCAAATGCAGGATATGCAGTCGGGCTCGGAGTTCGACTACCAAGTGGACTACGGCAGCACCCAGGACTCCATCCAAGAGTACGCCTCGGGGAGGAGAAGTGCTCAGGAGTGTGTGGACACGCTGGCAGCTCCATTGAGCACCTACAAGCTCATCGACATGGTAAGGGAGGTGACACCCAGTCCTGTAACTACTCCCGTAACCACCCCCGCTCCCATTTCTGCTCGCCGCGTCGTTTTCAACGATGAGCCAGAGATTAAAGAGCTTCCTCAGATTCCCATTGAGCTGGAGACCATACCCGAGGCTGCCGAGGATCGTGAGGGCCTTGTGATTGAGCAGAGGTGCCAGATTCTCGAGAGCGAGCGAAAGTTCCAGCCCACCCCGGAGATCAAGATTGAAATTGCACCTGTGCGCCAGATACCGCCCTCGAAGATTCCCAATCCCATGCCCAAGGAGTGGATTAATCCCATGATCAGGGTGTTGACGACAGCTCCGGAAGTTCCCTTCCACTTGGTAGAATGCCCTTTTCCCAGGCCTTGTGGTGACAGTTTTGAGGCTGAGGCAGCCGCTCAAGCTGAAGCTCAAGCCCAAGACCATGCCGAGCCTCCACTACCTCCTCCTGTTCCTGCTGAAGCTCCAGCTCCCGTGGAGCCCTCACCCGCTCCGCCCCTGAGAGAGTCGCCTCCCCGTGGCTCCCGCCTAACCAAGGCCATGATCACTGCTCCCGAGTTCGAGCTGAAGTTCGCCCCTTCCTCCGATCAGGGCATTCCACTGCCTGAGGAAACGGTTCCCTACATGCCACCGCCGATTGATATGAAACCCTACTTGAGGGAGGACTACCGCCCCAAGTCGCCCTTTGTGAGTGCCCTGACCACTGCGCCCGATCGCCGCTTCGAGGGTCACTTTGACCGCGACGTGCCCATCCACCTGATCGACCTACCCACTCCCAAGGAGCATCTCAGTATGGGCGATGCCCTGGTCACCGCTCCGGACCGAGGCTACACCCCCCTCAACCCCGAAAATGCCACTCACCGATTGGACGAGGAGCAAAAACAACAGGAACTGAAGAAGCGTGAATTTCAGGTGCTGGACCACGAGGAGGAGCTAGGCATACGTCCCGAGCCGCCGCAGTCGGTGGAGTTCTATACGACGGACAGGAGCCAGAGCAGGAAGTCTTCGGCCTTTGCGGCCATGCAAGCATTCCAGCCTTCCCGGGAACCGCTGTCATCCGCATCCGCCTCCGGCAGTGTCACTAACACTCCCAGGGATTCGATTATCTCGGCGTTGAAGGAGGAGCCGGATCTGGAGTACCAGAAGTTCTGCAAGGCCCAGCAGCGTAACCAGAAGCGGCTCGACTATTTCCACAAGAAGGAGGAGGAATTCCAGCAGACCTTTGGCCTGAGCCAGCAGGAGCTGCAGCAGACTCAgttgttgcaactgcaacggtGTGTCAAGGCTGATGAGTTGCAGCAGCAGATTCAGCAAATCACTCAAAAGtcccaacaacagcagcaacagcaacagcaacaacagcactCCCAAGTAACCCAAAGatcccaacaacaacaacatcaacaactgTCCCAAGTTAACCAGAAAACCCTTGCTGAGACCCAATCCCTGCAGACCAGGAGCTCTCAAAGCTCCTCCTATAGTTCCTCCAAAGCGACTAGTTCCTCTAACTCCTCTTCCACAGTCCCACCTCAGGCTTACTCAGCTGTGATTGTGCCTGCACCTGCATCTGCACCTGCTCCAGCACCCGCTCTAGCACCTGCTCCTGTACCTTCAATAGCTCTCCCTGCTCCATTCTCTGTAAATACCAGTAGCAACGCCTACTCCTCCACCACCAGCAAGTTCGATGCCCATGAGCTTATCGAGGAGACTGTCGAGGAGCTCGAGCACTCGGAGGTCCTCTTTCCGCCGCCATCCCCATTGAGCCACCTCACCAAGCAGGGCAAAGCCGTACAGTCCGGCCTCCATAAGGCGGACAACATACCTAAATACCAACGCAACTGGACCGTGCTGCCCACCCAGAGTCCCATACGCACGCCGGAACCGCATGAGCTGCGCGAGAACGTGCCCTTGGCTTTTGTGGATGCCCCCAAGGTGCCGGTTACTAGCGATACCTCCACTGTACATAGACCCATAGCCAGGGCCCAGGTAGCAGTTCCCCCACCGTCGCTAACGGTGCCGACAACTGTGGTGTCTCTCGAGAAGCCCCAGCTGTCGGTTCCAATTATAATCGAGGGTGATCGCGCGGGTCCAGTAACGATGGCTTTTCAACCGCTAGACGAGTTCGTCCGTCCGGATCAGGCCCAGACGCCAACCCGGCCTTATACTCCTTCGATGACCCAGAAGCCGGCTCCGATAGTGCCCTTTTACCAGACCGAGGAGAAGCTGTGCTTCGACGAGTGTCCTGCTACCCATGCGCGGAACTACGATATGGGAGCCGCCTCCCCGTTTCCGGACAGAGCTCGGTCCCCAGCCCCAGGACCACCGCCGAATCCGCTCTCCGCCATCCGGGCTCCGCGGATGAAGGAGCCGGAGTCGAACTTGCTCACCGTCTCTGGAGGAGCCGCCCGCTTACAGACAGGCTCCATCACCACGGGCCAAAGCTACCAGGGACAACTGCTGGCCCACTCGGAGCAGTCCACCCAGTCGGCCAGGCAGAGCTTCACCCAGCAGCCGGAGCGCGTCACGGAACAGCGAGTTGGGAACCTGAACATCCAGCAGCGAGAGCAGTCCTCCCAGCTGCAACAGCAGTCCCAGAGCCAGTCGCAGAGCCAGACTCGCAGCCAAGTGGGCAACACGCAGATCGAGAGGCGTCGCAAGGTCACCGAAGAGTTTGAGCGGACCCAGAGTGCTAAGACTATAGAGATCCGGACTGGATCCCAGTCTCAGTCCGTTTCCCAGTCGCAGGCGCAGTCCGTGCAGAGTCAGTCAGAGTCCACGGAGAGGAGGTCATCGTACGGCAAAACAGGTTATGTGGCCACCCAGGCCCGTCGCCTTTCCGGCTTAGAGCAGGAGATCACCAGCTTGACCAGCCAGTCTCAAGCTATAAGTGCCCGGGCTTCCACTTTGGGGGAGAGCTGCTTCCCCCAGCTGCGATCACCCACATTTGACTCGAAGTTTCCCCTGAAGCCAGCGCCGGCACAGTCCATAGTGCCTGGCTACGGGGCACCACCTGCCAGCCAGGCAGCCAGCAAACTGGTGGCTCCTCCACCGGGTTTCCTACAACAACAGCAGTTCCAACAGCAGCagatacaacaacaacagcagcagcgatCCGCCTACTCATCTGTGCAGCAGAGTTCGAAAACATCCACCTCATCGCTCTCATCTTCATCTGCAGCATCTGCGTCGCAAAGCCTAACCCAAGCTTCCTCCGCTATTACTACCACCACTAATAACCAGGCCACCTCGGCCTTCCGGAGAACCAGCAATGGTAGCAGCATCATCAAGCCTAATCTGGCCTCGCGGCCTTCCATCGCTTCCATcacagctccagctccagcgcCTGCTCCAGCTCGGGCTCCCAACGCGGTTAAAGCTCCGATTGCCCCGAAGTCGGTGATTGCCAACGTGGTGCAATCCGCTGCTGCTCCGCCGCCTGCTGCCTCTGCGCCCGCTGTCTTTCCGCCAGATTTAAGCGATCTGAACCTGAACTCTAATGCCGATGGTTCTGCAGGTCCTGGAGGCAAGAGCGCCGGAGCCTTTGGAGCCACCTCAGCGCCCAAGCGCGGCCGAGGTATTCTCAACAAGGCCGCCGCACCCGGAGTGCGCATCCCACTGTGCAACAGCTGCAACGTCCAGATCAG AGGACCCTTCATCACGGCTCTGGGACGCATCTGGTGCCCGGACCACTTCATCTGCGTGAACGGCAATTGCCGTCGTCCGTTGCAGGATATCGGATTCGTTGAGGAGAAGGGCGACTTGTACTGCGAGTACTGCTTCGAAAAGTTTCTGGCGCCCACCTGCAGCAACTGCGCTGGCAAGATCAAG GGTGATTGTCTGAATGCCATCGGCAAGCACTTCCATCCGGAGTGCTTCACCTGCGGCCAGTGCGGCAAGATCTTCGGCAACAGGCCGTTCTTCCTGGAAGATGGCCAGGCCTACTGCGAGGCCGATTGGAACGAGCTGTTCACCACCAAGTGCTTCGCCTGTGGCTTCCCCGTGGAAGCTGGCGACAGATGGGTGGAGGCCCTGAACCACAACTACCATAGTCAGTGCTTCAACTGCACG TTCTGCAAACAGAACCTGGAGGGCCAGAGCTTCTACAACAAGGGCGGTCGTCCCTTCTGCAAGAACCATGCGCGCTAA